A genome region from Sphingobacteriaceae bacterium GW460-11-11-14-LB5 includes the following:
- a CDS encoding efflux transporter periplasmic adaptor subunit, translating into MQNLYKNTVLIAASSLIFSCNEHKTTVPNDKFAITDSLINRLLIDTVQQANSKTELMFSAKIAADEERRSELFPMVSGIVNRVGVRLGDQVVNGQTLATVNSSEMAGFDKEVITANAELKNTERSLKQAEQLFQSGLSSAKELDEAKNDYQIKKAEAKRANSVLKLNGGSSTGLYAIKSPINGFVIEKNVTQNMQLRSDNNKSLFTIADLSNVWAMINIYESDISRVKAGDEVSLFTLSYPDKVFKGKIEKLYNQVDQDSKVMNARVVIPNHEFLLKPGMLGTVKVSANSAIDLPVLNSRAVIFDENKNYVLVLGQDHKVRVQEIEIGRKTADKTYISKGVQAGDRIIASKQVFLFESLKTQ; encoded by the coding sequence ATGCAAAATCTTTATAAAAACACTGTACTCATTGCTGCAAGCAGTTTAATATTTTCCTGCAACGAACATAAAACGACCGTGCCAAACGATAAATTTGCCATTACCGATTCCCTGATTAACCGCTTGCTGATTGATACCGTGCAACAGGCCAACAGCAAAACAGAACTGATGTTTTCAGCCAAAATTGCAGCAGATGAAGAACGTCGCTCAGAACTTTTTCCGATGGTAAGCGGCATCGTAAATCGCGTTGGTGTAAGGTTGGGCGATCAGGTTGTGAACGGACAAACGCTGGCCACGGTAAATAGTTCTGAAATGGCCGGATTTGACAAAGAGGTAATTACCGCAAACGCCGAACTTAAAAATACTGAGCGATCGTTAAAACAGGCCGAGCAGCTTTTTCAAAGTGGTTTATCCTCGGCAAAAGAGCTCGATGAAGCCAAAAACGATTACCAGATTAAAAAAGCAGAAGCCAAAAGGGCTAACTCCGTATTAAAACTCAATGGTGGAAGCAGTACCGGATTATATGCTATTAAATCGCCCATTAATGGTTTTGTGATTGAAAAAAACGTAACCCAAAATATGCAGTTACGCAGCGACAACAACAAAAGCCTCTTTACTATTGCCGATCTCTCCAATGTTTGGGCTATGATCAACATTTACGAATCGGATATTTCGCGTGTTAAAGCCGGTGATGAAGTGAGTTTATTTACCCTCTCCTATCCCGACAAGGTTTTTAAAGGAAAAATAGAGAAATTATATAATCAGGTAGATCAGGATAGCAAGGTAATGAATGCAAGGGTTGTGATCCCAAATCATGAATTTTTATTAAAACCAGGTATGCTCGGAACGGTAAAAGTTTCAGCAAATTCGGCCATCGATCTTCCGGTATTAAACTCAAGGGCAGTTATTTTCGATGAAAACAAAAATTATGTGCTAGTCTTAGGTCAGGACCACAAAGTGAGGGTCCAGGAGATCGAAATCGGGCGGAAAACAGCCGACAAAACCTACATCAGCAAAGGTGTACAGGCCGGCGATCGCATCATCGCGTCTAAACAGGTTTTCTTGTTCGAAAGTCTAAAAACTCAATAA
- a CDS encoding cation transporter, producing MRIICTLLIFFLAIRPGATFAQKDTLSLTLSKTESLFLKHNYDLLAGNYEIDQAKAEIITAKLFDNPTLEYENLFYNHETKKFLQTSYAYGQYAASISQLFKLAGKRNKNIKLAQTGVKLAEYEYFDLMRTLKFELVNTFYKTYFSAQSVKLYQEQISSTDQLLKAYNIQLKMGNIAAKDVIRIKSLLINLKAEQAGLLNDLEDHYKDLKLLCGLDANISLSLIVDQADFKSGLLDKIPYSSLLDSARANRADLKLAKTELLYNMRNLKLQKAMAIPDIEIGLSYDLKGNYPEKYTGLGIKIPIPLFSRNQGEIKKAQVGIAAADLNIKKQEALLENEVFNSYKTALRNEKLYQEIDPAFSTDFNILISALIKNFKARNISLIEFLDLYDAYKENTLQLNKLQFERMSTRAELNYVTGSNIFK from the coding sequence ATGAGAATAATATGTACGTTGCTCATTTTCTTTTTGGCGATCAGGCCTGGAGCAACTTTTGCACAAAAAGATACGCTAAGCTTAACCCTTAGTAAAACAGAAAGCCTTTTTTTAAAACACAATTATGATCTCCTGGCCGGTAATTACGAGATCGATCAGGCAAAGGCCGAAATTATTACCGCCAAACTCTTTGATAATCCTACCCTTGAATACGAAAATCTGTTTTACAACCACGAAACAAAGAAATTCCTGCAAACCTCTTATGCTTACGGACAATACGCGGCTTCTATTTCGCAGCTATTCAAACTTGCTGGCAAACGCAATAAAAACATCAAACTGGCTCAAACCGGGGTTAAGCTAGCCGAATATGAATATTTCGATCTGATGCGAACATTAAAATTCGAACTGGTCAACACGTTTTATAAAACCTATTTCTCCGCACAATCAGTTAAACTGTATCAGGAACAGATCAGCTCTACCGATCAATTATTAAAAGCTTATAATATCCAGTTAAAAATGGGCAATATTGCCGCAAAAGATGTCATCAGAATTAAATCACTGTTAATCAATCTTAAAGCCGAACAGGCGGGCTTACTGAACGACCTGGAAGATCATTACAAAGACCTTAAGCTACTCTGTGGTTTGGATGCCAATATTTCACTTTCTTTAATTGTAGATCAAGCAGATTTTAAGAGCGGATTGCTCGATAAAATCCCTTACAGTTCCTTATTAGATTCTGCAAGAGCCAACCGCGCCGACCTTAAATTAGCCAAAACCGAGCTCCTTTACAACATGCGGAATTTAAAACTGCAAAAGGCTATGGCCATTCCCGATATAGAAATCGGCCTTAGTTATGATTTAAAAGGTAATTATCCTGAAAAATATACAGGTTTGGGCATCAAAATTCCCATTCCACTTTTCTCCAGAAACCAGGGTGAAATTAAAAAAGCCCAAGTTGGTATAGCTGCAGCCGATTTGAACATCAAAAAACAGGAAGCCCTACTCGAGAATGAAGTATTTAACAGCTACAAAACCGCTTTACGCAACGAAAAATTGTACCAAGAGATCGATCCTGCCTTTAGTACCGATTTTAATATACTCATTTCTGCCCTCATTAAAAATTTCAAAGCAAGGAACATCAGCCTGATCGAATTTTTAGACCTCTATGATGCCTACAAAGAAAATACGCTACAATTGAATAAACTCCAATTCGAAAGAATGAGCACCCGTGCTGAGCTCAATTATGTAACCGGTTCTAATATTTTTAAATAA
- a CDS encoding two-component sensor histidine kinase has product MKIKDRIALYFTLISTSLLFAVLCTVYFTFMKFLEADFFERLTDRTMVTAKLYLEADEISRDALNNVRHKYLQKLNGEVTRIYDNKNRATFIGDSAQYWTNSTIDEVRKKGRLKYTDGQRQVVGIYYKDNQGDFVILASADDQGSHNRLDKLLKIMIFIFILIFLIVLLLSRWIAQNMLKPLQKFMQEVKQAGSQNMEFRVEEKHNKDEINLIAKSFNHLMEELEQAFILQKTFVANASHELRTPVTRIMMNAELALSKERDHTAYEKVIASMLEDAEKMEHIITGLLALAKMDLELINSQLIPIRLDHLLLKIQSEWKAQKNLDLKITYQNPIDPKPEILANAVLLQIVLDNIISNAFKFSDNQQVSVVVEAAENDFLIHITDNGTGIATEEQENIFKPFYTRAKDFGRHGEGMGLYMAQKIIDLLKGEITTTNLEKGGCTFTVRLTKL; this is encoded by the coding sequence ATGAAAATAAAGGATCGCATAGCATTATATTTTACATTGATCAGCACCTCATTGCTGTTTGCTGTACTTTGTACTGTGTATTTTACTTTCATGAAATTTTTGGAAGCAGATTTTTTCGAGCGCCTCACCGACCGTACCATGGTTACGGCCAAACTTTACCTCGAAGCCGACGAAATTAGTCGGGATGCGTTGAACAATGTGCGCCATAAATACCTGCAAAAGTTAAACGGCGAAGTTACTCGCATTTACGACAATAAAAACAGGGCCACCTTTATTGGCGATTCTGCTCAATACTGGACTAATTCTACTATCGATGAAGTTCGCAAAAAAGGCCGTTTAAAATATACTGATGGCCAGCGGCAGGTAGTTGGCATTTATTACAAAGATAATCAGGGCGACTTTGTAATCCTGGCTTCAGCAGATGATCAAGGCTCGCACAACAGGCTCGATAAGTTATTGAAGATCATGATTTTCATCTTCATTCTAATTTTCCTCATCGTGCTATTGTTGAGCCGGTGGATTGCACAAAATATGCTAAAACCCCTACAAAAGTTTATGCAGGAAGTAAAACAGGCGGGCTCGCAGAACATGGAGTTCAGGGTAGAAGAAAAGCACAATAAAGATGAAATCAACCTGATTGCCAAAAGCTTCAATCATTTAATGGAAGAACTGGAACAGGCTTTTATTTTACAGAAAACCTTTGTGGCCAATGCCTCTCACGAACTTCGCACACCCGTAACGCGGATCATGATGAATGCTGAATTAGCTTTATCCAAAGAAAGAGACCATACAGCTTATGAAAAGGTAATTGCTTCTATGCTCGAAGATGCCGAGAAAATGGAACACATCATTACCGGATTGCTCGCTCTTGCAAAAATGGATCTGGAACTGATCAATTCTCAACTTATTCCAATCAGGTTAGACCACCTGCTTCTCAAAATACAATCTGAGTGGAAAGCGCAGAAAAACCTTGACCTTAAAATTACCTATCAAAATCCCATTGATCCAAAACCTGAAATATTGGCCAATGCTGTACTATTACAAATTGTCTTGGATAATATCATTTCAAATGCTTTTAAATTTTCTGACAATCAACAGGTAAGCGTTGTTGTTGAAGCAGCTGAAAATGACTTTCTCATTCACATTACGGACAATGGAACAGGTATCGCTACTGAGGAACAGGAAAATATTTTCAAACCCTTTTATACGCGGGCAAAAGATTTTGGTCGTCATGGCGAAGGAATGGGACTTTATATGGCTCAAAAAATTATCGATCTGCTAAAAGGTGAAATAACTACCACAAATCTTGAAAAAGGAGGTTGCACTTTTACGGTGAGATTGACAAAGCTTTAG
- a CDS encoding DNA-binding response regulator, which produces MLKIGIAEDDPKIAELLKSALEENDYQVFTVANGIDALELFLGESFNLFIIDVMMPRLNGIQLCKHIRGNAVQTPILMLTALGAIDDKVTGLGAGADDYLVKPFHLKELLARVAALLRRQPIVTAQTDHKLYFEDLVLNTYSKEVSRGGKTIELSAKEFVLLELFMHNPNRLLSRQFIAEQVWDISFETGTNVIDVYINFLRKKIEKGFERKLIHTKINMGYILK; this is translated from the coding sequence ATGCTAAAGATTGGAATAGCTGAAGACGACCCTAAAATTGCTGAACTCTTAAAATCGGCACTCGAAGAAAACGATTACCAGGTGTTTACTGTAGCCAACGGTATTGATGCACTGGAGCTTTTCTTGGGCGAAAGCTTTAACCTGTTCATTATCGATGTAATGATGCCGCGGCTTAACGGCATTCAGCTTTGTAAACACATCCGTGGAAATGCCGTGCAAACACCGATTTTGATGCTTACCGCTTTGGGTGCTATTGATGATAAGGTTACAGGCCTGGGAGCTGGGGCTGATGATTATCTGGTAAAACCTTTCCACCTGAAAGAACTCCTGGCAAGAGTTGCTGCACTTTTACGCAGACAACCTATTGTTACCGCTCAAACTGATCATAAATTATATTTCGAAGACCTAGTGCTCAATACTTACAGCAAAGAAGTAAGCCGTGGAGGAAAAACCATTGAACTTAGCGCCAAAGAATTTGTGCTGCTCGAACTGTTTATGCACAATCCCAACCGTTTACTCTCGCGGCAATTTATAGCAGAGCAAGTTTGGGACATCAGTTTCGAAACCGGAACCAATGTAATTGATGTGTATATCAATTTCTTACGAAAAAAGATCGAAAAGGGTTTTGAACGGAAACTCATCCACACCAAAATCAATATGGGTTATATCCTGAAATAA
- a CDS encoding 3-methyladenine DNA glycosylase, with product MFETFDQTNFHQLCNLVGSSDADLQPILDKYGYPPFWSRPNTFESLIHIILEQQVSLASALAALNKLKEKIGEVVPERLFLLTDQELRDCYFSRQKTIYVRHLAESLISGTLSLSKMETMDDVTIRNQLKSIKGIGDWTVDIYLIFTLHHTDVFPIGDLAAVNSLKKVKGLEAGLSKEEILAVADQFKPHRTIATMLLWHAYLEERKKK from the coding sequence ATGTTCGAAACTTTTGATCAGACCAACTTCCACCAGCTTTGTAATTTAGTAGGCAGCAGCGATGCAGATTTACAACCCATCTTGGATAAATATGGATACCCACCTTTCTGGTCGAGACCGAATACTTTCGAATCACTTATACATATTATCCTGGAACAACAGGTTTCTTTGGCATCAGCATTGGCTGCCTTAAATAAGCTGAAAGAAAAGATAGGAGAAGTTGTGCCTGAACGCTTATTTTTGCTTACCGATCAGGAATTAAGAGATTGTTATTTCAGTCGGCAAAAAACGATTTATGTTCGTCATTTGGCCGAAAGCCTGATCAGTGGAACATTGTCTTTAAGCAAAATGGAAACAATGGACGATGTAACTATTAGAAACCAGCTTAAAAGCATTAAAGGTATCGGCGATTGGACGGTAGATATTTACCTGATTTTTACTTTGCACCATACCGATGTTTTTCCGATCGGTGATTTGGCTGCGGTTAACTCATTAAAGAAAGTAAAAGGCTTGGAAGCAGGGCTTAGTAAAGAAGAAATATTGGCAGTAGCTGATCAATTTAAACCTCACCGAACCATTGCTACAATGTTGTTATGGCATGCTTATCTGGAAGAAAGGAAAAAGAAATAG
- a CDS encoding short-chain dehydrogenase, whose amino-acid sequence MNLNLDGKIILVSGGAKGIGAAIVKALAIENAFPIIIGRNENDNLKMLQEITDLGLKADYFTAELTAPESCKTIVDAILAKYGRIDGLVNNAGVNDGVGLENGTYEGFMESLHKNVVHYYLLAKHALPALKQSKGSILNIGSKTAETGQGGTSGYAASNGARNALTREWAVELLPFSIRVNAIIVAEAWTPLYEKWINSFEDRDEKLKNITDKIPFENRMTSVDEIASMAVFLLSDKSSHTTGQLIHVDGGYVHLDRALL is encoded by the coding sequence ATGAATTTAAATTTAGACGGCAAAATAATCCTGGTGAGCGGTGGCGCAAAAGGCATTGGCGCAGCAATTGTGAAAGCTTTAGCTATTGAAAATGCTTTCCCCATCATTATTGGCCGTAACGAAAATGATAACCTGAAAATGCTTCAGGAAATAACAGATCTAGGCTTAAAAGCAGATTATTTTACGGCAGAGCTTACCGCACCTGAAAGCTGCAAAACCATTGTTGATGCAATATTGGCAAAATATGGCAGAATAGATGGCTTAGTGAACAATGCTGGAGTTAACGATGGTGTTGGCCTTGAAAATGGCACTTATGAAGGTTTTATGGAATCGCTACATAAAAATGTGGTGCATTATTACCTTTTAGCCAAACATGCCCTGCCTGCACTTAAACAAAGCAAGGGTTCGATTTTAAATATCGGTAGCAAAACTGCAGAAACCGGACAAGGTGGAACATCTGGTTATGCCGCATCTAACGGTGCCAGAAATGCCTTAACCCGCGAGTGGGCAGTAGAATTGTTGCCATTTAGCATTCGTGTTAATGCCATTATTGTGGCCGAAGCCTGGACTCCGTTATACGAGAAATGGATTAACTCTTTTGAAGACCGTGATGAAAAACTAAAGAACATTACCGATAAAATCCCTTTTGAAAACAGAATGACCAGTGTGGATGAGATTGCCAGCATGGCGGTATTCTTATTATCAGATAAATCCAGTCATACTACAGGCCAGCTGATCCATGTGGATGGCGGTTACGTACACCTGGATAGGGCTTTGTTGTAA
- a CDS encoding altronate hydrolase: MKKLVIKINHADNVLVALQDLPKNTEIVHEGNTYVTVDEIPAKHKFFMQDMKAGDEVMMYGVLVGKVQFDVKAGMRMNVENTKHAAEPFAYRNVNYKWEAPDVSKYANRSFNGYHRKNGEVGTANYWLFIPTVFCENRNLDIIKESLYSELGYAVDDKYKSYTHKLVQAYENGEDIHNISFEPKVDKASRTFKNVDGIKFLTHNGGCGGTRQDSDTLSKLLAAYAHHPNVAGITVLSLGCQHLQVEDFKRDLFALDPDFDKPLLIFEQQKAQSEEELIQNSIRSTFEGLMFINKQARAAAPLSKMCVGVKCGGSDGFSGISANPSVGYCADLLVALGAKVLLAEFPELCGVEQEMIDRSVDQPTAEKFIRLMTEYDDLAHKVGSGFYMNPSPGNIKDGLITDAIKSAGAARKAGSAPIVDVLDYTEPATKPGLSLVCTPGNDVEATTGKAAAGATLILFTTGLGTPTGNPVCPTIKVATNSILAKRMSDIIDIDTGAVINGEKTINEMGEDILEYCIKVASGEEIPKAVQLNQDDFIPWKRGVSL, encoded by the coding sequence ATGAAAAAATTAGTCATCAAGATTAACCATGCAGATAACGTTTTGGTTGCGTTACAAGATTTACCTAAAAACACCGAAATAGTGCATGAAGGAAATACCTACGTTACTGTTGATGAAATCCCTGCCAAGCATAAATTTTTTATGCAGGATATGAAAGCAGGCGATGAGGTAATGATGTATGGCGTTTTGGTTGGAAAGGTACAGTTTGATGTAAAAGCGGGTATGCGAATGAATGTGGAGAATACCAAACATGCAGCAGAGCCATTTGCCTATCGCAATGTTAATTATAAATGGGAAGCACCTGATGTTAGTAAATATGCCAACCGCAGTTTTAATGGTTATCACCGTAAAAATGGCGAAGTGGGTACCGCAAACTATTGGTTGTTTATTCCGACTGTATTTTGCGAAAACAGAAATCTCGATATCATTAAAGAATCGCTGTATAGTGAGCTGGGTTATGCAGTAGATGATAAATATAAATCTTACACCCACAAACTGGTTCAGGCCTACGAGAATGGAGAAGATATCCATAACATTAGTTTCGAGCCTAAAGTAGATAAAGCCAGCCGAACCTTTAAAAATGTAGATGGGATTAAATTCCTCACACATAATGGTGGCTGTGGCGGAACACGTCAGGATTCGGATACGCTGAGCAAATTATTGGCGGCTTATGCCCATCACCCCAATGTAGCCGGTATTACGGTTTTAAGTTTAGGTTGTCAGCATTTGCAGGTAGAAGATTTTAAACGCGACTTGTTTGCACTTGATCCTGATTTTGATAAACCCCTTTTAATTTTCGAGCAGCAAAAAGCACAAAGCGAAGAAGAATTAATCCAAAATTCTATCCGCAGTACTTTTGAAGGATTGATGTTCATTAATAAACAAGCGCGCGCAGCAGCACCATTAAGCAAAATGTGTGTGGGTGTAAAATGTGGCGGTAGCGATGGTTTTAGCGGCATTTCAGCCAATCCATCTGTTGGATATTGTGCCGATTTATTGGTGGCCTTAGGCGCCAAGGTCTTATTGGCCGAGTTTCCTGAACTTTGTGGTGTAGAACAAGAAATGATTGATAGATCTGTGGATCAGCCGACCGCCGAAAAGTTTATCCGTTTAATGACGGAATATGATGATCTGGCGCATAAAGTGGGTTCTGGTTTTTACATGAATCCTTCTCCAGGCAACATTAAAGACGGTTTAATTACCGATGCGATTAAGTCGGCAGGTGCTGCACGAAAAGCAGGCTCCGCGCCTATTGTCGATGTTTTAGATTATACTGAACCTGCCACTAAACCAGGCTTAAGTTTGGTTTGTACACCAGGGAATGATGTGGAAGCAACTACAGGTAAAGCGGCTGCCGGCGCAACCTTAATTTTATTCACCACCGGTTTGGGTACTCCAACCGGAAATCCGGTTTGCCCCACCATTAAAGTAGCAACCAATTCGATCCTGGCGAAACGCATGAGTGATATTATCGATATCGACACAGGCGCTGTAATCAATGGCGAAAAAACCATTAACGAAATGGGCGAAGATATATTGGAATACTGTATTAAAGTGGCCAGCGGCGAGGAGATCCCTAAAGCGGTACAACTTAATCAGGATGATTTTATCCCCTGGAAAAGAGGCGTAAGCCTTTAA